DNA sequence from the Mesoaciditoga lauensis cd-1655R = DSM 25116 genome:
GAAAAATCAGAAACGTTTTGAATACGAAAAAATTTGGAAGAATAGCGGCCCAAACAGCAAAGCAAGTTTTAATTCAAAAACTGAGGGAAGTTGAAAAGGAAACGCTTTATCAAGAGTATGCTGATTTGGTCCACACCATTATTTCGGGTGAAGTTGTCAGGGTTGGAGGCGGAGATGTTGACTTAAGAATAAACAAAGTCGATGCTGTGATCCCTGCAAGAGAGAAAATTCCTTTGGAAAAATTCTCGCCAGGCCAATTCGTAAGAGGATACGTTCTGGAAGTTCAAAAGAGAAGCAAAGGTCCATTGGTCATATTGAGCAGAAGTGTTCCTGAATTTGTGCAGAAGCTTCTTGAAAAATATGTTCCTGAAATAGAAAGTGGTATAGTTAGAATAGTGGCGATTGCGCGTGAAGCTGGAGGAAGATCAAAAGTTGCCGTTGTATCAACCGATCCCAACGTTGATCCCGTGGGTGCTTGTATCGGAGAAGGCGGAAGTAGAATAATTCAGGTGATAAAAGAGCTAAATGGCGAAAAGATAGACTTAATACCATTCTCTTCCGATCCAGCTCAATTCATAGCAAATGCCCTTGCACCTGCAAAGGTAATGGATGTTAAAATAGATGAAGATGAACACCGTGCACATGTTACGGTTTCACCTGCACAGATCTCGTTGGCCATAGGGAAGGATGGTCAAAATGCTAGACTTGCAGCTAAATTAACGGGATGGAAAATAGATATAAGGCAATTCATGGAGGAGAAAGATTGAAAAAGAATTTGGAAGAGAAAGTAATAGGCTTGCTGGGATTGGCAGCGAGATCTGGTAAGATAGTGATAGGGCAAAAAATGGTTAAAAGATACATAACGAGTGATTTTAAAGAAAAAATAGTCATTTTTTCTTCCGATTATGGAGAAAGTGTCGAATCACTTCTTCATAAGTGTAAGGCTAATGATGTTCCCTATTTAAAACTAAGCATTGGAAAATCGGAACTGGGAATGAAGATTGGAAAAAAAGAAGTGTCAGCCGTTGGAATAACTGAGGCAACTTTTGCTAAGGGAATCAGAAATGTAATTTTCAATGGTTAACGTGTATGGAGGGACGCAAATGGAAAAAAAGATAAGAGTTTATGAACTTGCAAAAAGGCTAAAAATGTCAAGTAAGGAACTTCTTGAAGAATTGGAAGACTTGGGTGTGAGTGCGAAAAACCACATGTCAACTCTGGATAGTTCCACAGTAGACATGTTAATGGAAATATATTCTTCCGAGGAAGTGGAAGAAGAAGAAGTTAAGGTAAAAAAAGTAGCGCCTAAAAAATCGCAGCCCAAAATAGAGGAAGAAGAAGAGGAAGAAATTGAAGCGGAAAAACCCAAGGAAAGCGAAATAGAAGTAAGTGAAAGCATGACGCTAAGGGAGCTCTGCGAAAAGATGGGCATATCCACTTCGAAGGTTATAAAGGATCTTTTTATGGAGGGAAAAGCCCTCACCATAAACACGGTTCTTGATGAAGAAGCTATCAAGGAGATAGCTCAAAAGTATTCCATACACGTGAATTTCGTTGCACCGAAGAAGCAAAAGATCTCTGATCCCTTAAAAGAAGAATTTGAACAACTGTACATTCAAAAGAAAAATGAACTCGTTCTAAGACCACCGGTTGTTACCATCATGGGACACGTTGATCATGGAAAGACAACGCTGTTGGATAAAATAAGGAAAACCCGTGTTGCCGAAAAAGAAGTTGGAGGCATAACGCAATCAATAGGAGCTTACAAGGTAAAGATAGATGGAAAGAGCATAACGTTTATAGACACACCAGGACACGAAGCTTTCACCGAAATGAGGGCAAGAGGTGCTCAGGCGACTGATGTCGTTGTTTTAGTGGTTGCCGCTGATGACGGAGTAATGCCTCAAACGATAGAAGCCTATGATCACGCCAAAACTGCTGGTGTGCCTGTCGTGGTTGCAATAAACAAAATTGATAAACCAAATGCCAACGTTGAGCTGGTAAAGCAAGAATTGGTGAACAAGTTGAATATAGTTCCAGATGATTGGGGTGGGGACACTCCTATAGTTCCCATTTCTGCGAAGGCCGGCATAGGCATAGACGAACTGCTTGAAATGATCTTGTTGGTGGCAGAATTAAGGGAGATAAAATGCTTCCCCAAAGGGAAAGCGCGGGGAGTAATCATAGAATCGAAATTGGATAAATTCCGTGGCCCCGTGGCAACCGTCATAGTTAAAGATGGAATCCTTAGGTTAGGAGATTATTTTGTTGCCGGTAAAACGTATGGGAAAGTGAAATCTTTGCTGGATGAAAGTGGGAAAAGAATTAAGGAGGCCCATCCTTCTGATCCAGTGGTCGTGTTGGGATTTGAAGAAGTGCCAGATGCCAATTCGATGTTGTACGTTGTTGCCGATCAAAAGGAAGCAAAGAAATACGCTGAAGAATATGCGCAATCGATGAAAGAGAAACCAAAACATGTTAGGTTGGATAACATATACGAATTGTCTCAAACTGAAGGACAAAAGATTTTAAACCTCATAATAAAGGCGGACACATTTGGGACGTTGGGCGCTTT
Encoded proteins:
- a CDS encoding L7Ae/L30e/S12e/Gadd45 family ribosomal protein; the protein is MKKNLEEKVIGLLGLAARSGKIVIGQKMVKRYITSDFKEKIVIFSSDYGESVESLLHKCKANDVPYLKLSIGKSELGMKIGKKEVSAVGITEATFAKGIRNVIFNG
- the infB gene encoding translation initiation factor IF-2, with the protein product MEKKIRVYELAKRLKMSSKELLEELEDLGVSAKNHMSTLDSSTVDMLMEIYSSEEVEEEEVKVKKVAPKKSQPKIEEEEEEEIEAEKPKESEIEVSESMTLRELCEKMGISTSKVIKDLFMEGKALTINTVLDEEAIKEIAQKYSIHVNFVAPKKQKISDPLKEEFEQLYIQKKNELVLRPPVVTIMGHVDHGKTTLLDKIRKTRVAEKEVGGITQSIGAYKVKIDGKSITFIDTPGHEAFTEMRARGAQATDVVVLVVAADDGVMPQTIEAYDHAKTAGVPVVVAINKIDKPNANVELVKQELVNKLNIVPDDWGGDTPIVPISAKAGIGIDELLEMILLVAELREIKCFPKGKARGVIIESKLDKFRGPVATVIVKDGILRLGDYFVAGKTYGKVKSLLDESGKRIKEAHPSDPVVVLGFEEVPDANSMLYVVADQKEAKKYAEEYAQSMKEKPKHVRLDNIYELSQTEGQKILNLIIKADTFGTLGALKTAVQKIEPEEIKIEVIHAGIGNVNINDVLLASATQGVILGFRVGSEPRTKAKAEQLGVQIRTYDVIFELLDDIKAALSGMMEPEIVEEVTGHARVLQVFNISKTGKIAGFQLYDGSVERNCKVRVYRNKELIFDGTIETLKHFKDDVDHLEAPQEGGLKLEGFEGFESGDEIEFYLLKEIKKAPTYKKTN
- the nusA gene encoding transcription termination factor NusA; this encodes MNLNLLEALEQLEEEKNISREEILQILEKALTTAYKKNFDAHDDDVEVKIDPVTGEIAVYKLIEEEAGEDGEVNVRKIRNVLNTKKFGRIAAQTAKQVLIQKLREVEKETLYQEYADLVHTIISGEVVRVGGGDVDLRINKVDAVIPAREKIPLEKFSPGQFVRGYVLEVQKRSKGPLVILSRSVPEFVQKLLEKYVPEIESGIVRIVAIAREAGGRSKVAVVSTDPNVDPVGACIGEGGSRIIQVIKELNGEKIDLIPFSSDPAQFIANALAPAKVMDVKIDEDEHRAHVTVSPAQISLAIGKDGQNARLAAKLTGWKIDIRQFMEEKD